In one window of Bizionia sp. M204 DNA:
- a CDS encoding aminopeptidase P N-terminal domain-containing protein yields the protein MKHFIMAAFAACITLNMPAQDGLPTDYLSAEFHKSRRDALRSGMPENSVAVFFANPVRNRANDVDYVYHQDPDFYYLTGYKEPHAVLVLFSENQTNSEGVVYNEIIYVQEKNPQAEQWTGKRLGIEGVKNQLGFDRAYNGSDFNNSGVDYSQFDKVLFNNFNNDYRDSKRNQADLHSLIEQFKQQAKYDENTLPDPIKSRIYEMIKATDLENSANVAQNIGRALEYYPNLKKDKVISDYAESTDPNVRLELKQQIIKIEQETPKSNLDTQSLSTLMAGLRQIKTEEELVLLTKAVRISAMGQREIMKAMHPNMSEMEIQGIHEFVYKKYGSEYEGYPSIVGAGNNGCVLHYIENSKMQVNNELVIMDLGAEYHGYTADVTRTIPANGKFTKAQKTIYDLVFEAQEAGIAAAKVGNGFNAVDVASRAVIHKGLIALGIAQNDKEARQYFPHGTSHYLGLDVHDPGLYGAFEHNMVITVEPGIYIPDGSNCDKKWWGIAVRIEDDILITNNGPVNLSAEAPRTSKDIEALMKEKSALDDFVLPALD from the coding sequence ATGAAACATTTTATTATGGCGGCATTTGCGGCTTGTATAACACTTAATATGCCTGCACAAGATGGCTTACCAACCGATTATTTATCAGCTGAATTTCATAAAAGTAGACGTGACGCCTTGCGCAGCGGTATGCCTGAAAATTCTGTCGCTGTTTTTTTTGCAAATCCTGTGAGAAATAGAGCCAATGATGTGGATTACGTATATCATCAAGACCCCGATTTTTATTATTTGACGGGTTATAAAGAACCACATGCTGTTTTAGTTTTGTTTTCTGAAAACCAAACGAATTCGGAAGGTGTTGTATACAACGAAATAATTTATGTTCAGGAAAAAAATCCGCAAGCAGAGCAGTGGACCGGAAAACGGTTAGGTATTGAAGGTGTGAAAAATCAATTGGGTTTTGACAGGGCGTATAATGGTAGTGATTTTAACAATTCAGGTGTTGATTATTCCCAATTTGATAAAGTTTTATTTAATAATTTTAATAATGATTATCGCGACTCTAAACGCAACCAAGCCGATTTACATAGCTTAATTGAACAGTTTAAGCAACAAGCTAAATATGATGAAAATACGTTGCCAGATCCTATAAAATCTCGAATTTATGAAATGATTAAAGCCACAGATCTTGAAAATAGTGCCAATGTGGCTCAAAATATTGGTCGTGCTTTGGAGTACTATCCTAATTTAAAAAAGGATAAAGTGATTTCAGATTATGCAGAATCAACAGATCCAAATGTGCGTTTGGAATTGAAACAACAAATTATAAAAATAGAGCAGGAGACACCAAAATCGAATTTGGACACCCAAAGTTTATCCACACTAATGGCAGGTTTGCGCCAAATTAAAACTGAAGAAGAGCTGGTATTACTTACAAAAGCCGTTCGCATTTCGGCTATGGGACAACGTGAAATTATGAAGGCTATGCATCCAAACATGTCCGAAATGGAAATACAAGGCATTCATGAATTTGTATACAAAAAATATGGTAGCGAGTACGAAGGCTATCCTAGTATTGTAGGTGCCGGAAATAATGGCTGTGTGCTGCATTATATTGAAAATAGTAAAATGCAAGTAAATAATGAATTGGTAATCATGGATTTAGGTGCTGAATATCATGGTTATACCGCAGATGTTACACGAACTATTCCAGCCAATGGAAAATTTACCAAAGCGCAAAAAACTATATACGATTTAGTTTTTGAAGCTCAAGAAGCTGGTATTGCAGCAGCCAAGGTAGGCAATGGGTTTAATGCAGTTGATGTGGCTAGTCGCGCTGTTATTCATAAAGGATTAATTGCTTTAGGAATTGCCCAAAATGATAAAGAAGCTAGACAGTACTTTCCACATGGCACCTCTCATTATTTAGGGTTGGATGTTCATGATCCTGGGCTTTATGGAGCTTTTGAGCACAATATGGTTATTACTGTTGAACCAGGAATTTATATCCCAGATGGCAGTAATTGTGATAAAAAGTGGTGGGGAATTGCCGTAAGGAT